One Chengkuizengella sediminis genomic window carries:
- a CDS encoding thiopeptide-type bacteriocin biosynthesis protein: protein MSICNKYIVRSPAMEKYYIYDLFHTSNLKNYILNIIEDLSFMERILIASHDLHHQLIEIKNGKKMSEDVIVSVVKYILRMSSRPMPYGLFAGLLENDFNSNEQSITDSYKEVRISMDWLSHLVKRIEQSQVIDSNILLYKNNLLREMNDKFYLDVAIDDSQNRMSLKKTKFLRELMSALDAPKTLNEIILLLSGGNPQKEQHILISIKRLLNNNMIFSHLRPHSILDLQQNKSGLQLILKEKELIDAELYEQLIEIEKLIELYKISQIGDGIQTYQEVIHKMSEVCISKRYVVVDLVSHHAAYKLDENIMQQFALDVQFLSSFNVLNSFHKLWENYEVQFLDEYGFFNEINLIDLIDEDTGIGAPKFDQHYISMDSSTEDKFNEYILNLVQDAILNKNNTIRLSNNDIQFITDLSQHYSGKKINEGYDVKVNLIKENGRDKIVLNENSFSNTSTSFRGRFKLNTNEDTRKLRYSNQNIVNAEVNVVANHYSDLGVTYAKDDIQILINTPEHCKDKTYITVKDIVVGLDHDGLYLKSKSIGKKIIPTFTHMLYYSNFNEDRSLLFLHQFGKYVSNTPRDFNLGIAENLNYIPRIEYKQIILSLKRWNIKKTHMEREISLTGKSEREYIQEFIKYYKVDPVVYLLKGDMSLPVHVHTSLGVDLILNELNSQSTKELIILTEAPDLYDINDAANMNLDFIITVLPDHNHKDKSIEITNCYDGPTPITDLSWYYYNIYYRKGERLQISNSCIKWLEEQNIHQYFIVSYSDNDEHIRLRFKHDDQLLKLKFDLFLQKWVKDRTIKKYSEETFFPEYSRYGGHELCNVAHEFFCYDTKFLYLVNELKMFKHKSKLEQGVMVCLYTVMDLFDNYDNAFQFLRELRGEKDKSVLKEFSTNRQKYTGAAKEMLFFYDRENNVLLEKRKLAREYCEQVQQSFHSERSFYILKSIVHMTMNRFMGIDRDLENKIYETASYTFYNLKYTLDIQGGYHELL, encoded by the coding sequence ATGAGTATTTGCAATAAATATATTGTTAGAAGTCCAGCAATGGAAAAATATTATATATATGATCTTTTTCATACAAGTAATCTTAAAAATTATATTTTAAACATCATAGAAGATCTTTCATTTATGGAAAGAATTCTTATTGCAAGTCATGATTTACATCATCAATTGATAGAGATTAAAAACGGAAAAAAAATGAGTGAAGATGTGATCGTTTCCGTTGTGAAATATATTTTGAGAATGTCATCGAGACCAATGCCATATGGGTTGTTTGCAGGATTATTGGAAAATGATTTCAATTCTAATGAACAATCTATTACTGATTCTTACAAAGAAGTAAGGATTTCAATGGATTGGTTAAGCCATCTTGTTAAACGAATTGAGCAATCTCAAGTTATTGATTCTAATATTTTGTTGTATAAAAATAACTTACTTAGAGAAATGAATGATAAATTTTATTTAGATGTTGCAATTGACGATAGCCAAAATAGAATGAGTCTTAAAAAAACGAAATTTCTTCGAGAGTTGATGTCAGCACTCGATGCTCCTAAAACTTTGAATGAAATTATTCTGTTATTAAGTGGGGGAAATCCTCAAAAAGAACAACATATTCTCATCTCAATTAAACGTTTGTTGAATAATAATATGATATTTAGTCATCTAAGACCACATTCTATTTTAGATCTTCAGCAGAATAAAAGTGGTCTACAACTTATTCTCAAGGAGAAAGAACTCATAGATGCAGAGCTTTATGAACAGTTAATAGAAATAGAGAAGTTGATAGAACTATATAAAATCAGTCAAATTGGTGATGGTATTCAAACTTATCAGGAAGTTATCCATAAAATGAGTGAAGTTTGTATAAGTAAAAGGTATGTTGTAGTGGACTTAGTTTCACATCACGCTGCTTATAAACTAGATGAAAATATTATGCAACAGTTTGCTCTTGATGTTCAGTTTTTGTCCTCGTTCAATGTTTTAAATTCTTTTCACAAATTATGGGAAAACTATGAAGTTCAGTTTCTTGATGAATACGGTTTTTTTAATGAAATTAACTTAATTGATCTCATTGATGAGGATACTGGTATCGGCGCCCCTAAGTTTGATCAACATTATATAAGCATGGATTCATCGACAGAAGATAAGTTTAATGAATATATTTTAAATCTAGTACAAGATGCCATTTTAAATAAAAACAATACCATACGATTATCCAATAATGATATTCAATTTATTACGGATTTATCTCAACATTATTCAGGCAAAAAAATAAATGAAGGATATGATGTTAAAGTTAATCTCATTAAAGAAAATGGTAGAGATAAAATCGTTTTAAATGAAAATTCCTTTAGCAATACCTCTACTTCATTCAGAGGAAGATTTAAGTTGAATACAAATGAAGATACTCGAAAACTGAGGTACAGTAATCAGAACATTGTAAATGCAGAAGTAAATGTTGTGGCAAATCATTATAGTGACTTAGGAGTTACTTATGCTAAAGATGATATACAAATACTTATCAATACACCTGAACATTGTAAGGATAAAACTTATATTACTGTAAAGGATATTGTAGTCGGTTTAGATCATGACGGTCTCTATTTAAAGAGCAAATCTATTGGTAAAAAAATTATCCCCACATTTACCCATATGTTATATTATAGCAATTTCAACGAAGATCGTTCTCTTTTATTTTTACATCAATTTGGGAAATACGTTTCCAATACACCTAGAGATTTTAATTTAGGTATTGCAGAGAACTTGAATTATATTCCAAGAATTGAATACAAACAAATTATTTTGTCTTTAAAACGTTGGAATATCAAAAAAACACATATGGAAAGAGAAATAAGCTTAACAGGTAAAAGTGAAAGAGAATATATTCAGGAATTTATTAAATATTATAAAGTAGATCCTGTAGTTTACTTGTTGAAAGGTGATATGAGTTTACCTGTCCATGTCCATACATCATTAGGTGTCGACTTAATATTAAACGAATTAAACAGTCAGAGTACAAAGGAGCTTATCATTTTAACAGAAGCGCCAGATTTATATGATATAAACGACGCTGCTAATATGAATTTAGATTTCATTATAACTGTGCTGCCAGACCATAATCATAAAGATAAATCAATTGAAATTACAAATTGTTATGATGGTCCTACACCAATCACTGATCTCAGTTGGTATTATTACAATATTTATTATAGAAAAGGTGAGAGATTACAGATAAGTAACAGCTGTATTAAGTGGTTGGAAGAACAGAACATCCACCAATATTTTATAGTGAGTTACAGTGATAATGATGAACATATTCGTTTGAGATTTAAACACGATGATCAGTTGTTAAAATTAAAATTTGATTTGTTTTTACAGAAATGGGTGAAGGATAGAACGATAAAAAAATATTCAGAAGAAACCTTTTTTCCTGAGTATTCAAGATATGGCGGTCACGAATTATGCAATGTGGCACATGAGTTTTTTTGTTATGATACAAAGTTTTTATATCTAGTGAATGAGCTGAAAATGTTCAAGCATAAAAGTAAACTGGAACAAGGTGTTATGGTTTGTTTATATACTGTGATGGATTTGTTTGATAATTATGACAATGCTTTTCAATTTTTAAGAGAATTACGAGGTGAAAAAGACAAATCTGTTTTAAAGGAGTTTAGCACAAACAGACAAAAGTATACGGGTGCAGCAAAAGAAATGCTTTTTTTCTACGATAGAGAAAACAATGTTCTTTTAGAGAAAAGGAAATTAGCAAGAGAATATTGTGAACAAGTACAGCAATCATTTCATAGTGAGAGAAGTTTTTATATTTTAAAAAGCATAGTGCATATGACAATGAATCGTTTTATGGGGATTGACCGTGATCTGGAAAATAAAATTTATGAAACAGCAAGTTATACCTTTTACAACCTCAAGTACACTTTAGATATTCAGGGGGGGTATCATGAACTTTTATGA
- a CDS encoding thiopeptide-type bacteriocin has translation MSEEKKLNLEEEEFNLDLEVYEVSSATVLEAMGASNGHNSCSVVKTKH, from the coding sequence ATGTCAGAAGAAAAAAAATTAAATCTTGAGGAAGAAGAGTTTAATCTTGACCTTGAGGTGTACGAAGTATCATCTGCTACAGTTTTAGAAGCTATGGGAGCTTCAAATGGCCATAATTCTTGTTCAGTAGTAAAAACTAAACACTAA
- the ispG gene encoding flavodoxin-dependent (E)-4-hydroxy-3-methylbut-2-enyl-diphosphate synthase produces the protein MFLRDETIPVKVGDLTIGGNNELIIQSMCTTKTADVKATVAEIHRLEEAGCQLVRVTVNNQEAADAIKEIKKQISIPLVADIHFDYKLALAAIENGIDKVRINPGNIGKREKVEAVVKACKERGIPIRIGVNAGSLENHLLDKYGYPTPDAMVESAEFHIRILEELDFKDIIVSLKASDVPMAIEAYSKFAEKFNYPLHLGITEAGTLHAGTIKSAAGLGALLAKGLGSTMRISLSADPVEEVKVARELLKSFGLIANAATLVSCPTCGRLDIDLFSIANEVEDYIQNVKVPIKVSVLGCAVNGPGEAREADIGIAGARGEGMLFRYGEMIRKVPEAELVNELKKEIDVIVEGFEKTGEIPGRKLAHK, from the coding sequence ATGTTTTTAAGGGATGAAACGATACCTGTTAAGGTTGGGGATTTAACGATTGGCGGAAATAATGAGCTGATTATTCAAAGTATGTGTACAACTAAAACTGCAGATGTAAAAGCAACTGTTGCTGAAATTCATAGGTTGGAAGAGGCCGGATGTCAATTAGTTCGAGTCACTGTAAATAATCAAGAAGCTGCTGACGCGATTAAAGAAATAAAAAAACAAATTAGTATTCCATTAGTTGCAGATATTCATTTCGATTATAAATTAGCTCTGGCTGCCATAGAAAATGGAATTGATAAAGTCAGAATAAATCCAGGAAATATTGGAAAAAGGGAAAAGGTTGAAGCAGTAGTTAAAGCGTGTAAAGAACGTGGTATACCCATTCGCATTGGTGTGAATGCAGGTTCACTTGAAAATCATTTGTTGGATAAATATGGATATCCTACACCAGATGCAATGGTTGAAAGTGCTGAATTCCATATAAGGATCTTAGAAGAACTTGATTTTAAAGATATTATTGTTTCTTTGAAAGCCTCAGATGTACCTATGGCTATTGAGGCTTATTCAAAATTTGCAGAAAAATTTAATTATCCACTACACTTAGGGATAACAGAAGCAGGTACCTTACATGCAGGAACAATAAAAAGTGCAGCAGGTTTAGGTGCATTGTTAGCTAAAGGTTTAGGTTCTACTATGCGCATTTCTTTAAGTGCAGATCCAGTTGAAGAAGTGAAAGTAGCAAGAGAATTATTAAAATCGTTTGGCTTGATTGCTAATGCAGCCACACTTGTTTCATGTCCAACTTGTGGAAGGCTTGATATTGATTTATTCTCCATTGCTAATGAAGTTGAAGACTACATTCAAAATGTAAAGGTCCCAATTAAGGTTTCAGTATTAGGTTGTGCTGTAAATGGACCTGGAGAAGCGAGAGAAGCAGATATTGGTATTGCTGGTGCAAGAGGTGAAGGGATGTTATTCCGTTATGGAGAAATGATCCGTAAGGTACCAGAAGCTGAGTTAGTGAATGAATTGAAAAAAGAAATTGATGTGATCGTTGAAGGTTTTGAAAAAACTGGTGAAATTCCAGGTCGCAAATTGGCACATAAATAA